From the genome of Variovorax sp. RA8, one region includes:
- a CDS encoding response regulator, whose amino-acid sequence MNVLIVDDNKAAADLLRELLTLQDHEVHCSYCAQEAMDAAAATEFDAALVDLVLPDFSGAELARRMRADAGDKALLLVAISGYGKEDAGDAAAPGLFDHHLQKPIDFDVLDRILVPSAAR is encoded by the coding sequence TCGTCGACGACAACAAGGCTGCGGCCGATCTGCTGCGCGAGCTGCTGACACTGCAGGATCACGAGGTGCATTGCAGCTACTGCGCGCAGGAAGCCATGGACGCTGCCGCCGCCACGGAGTTCGATGCGGCCCTGGTCGACCTGGTCCTGCCGGACTTCTCGGGCGCGGAGCTCGCGCGGCGCATGCGTGCCGACGCGGGGGACAAGGCCCTGCTGCTCGTGGCCATCTCCGGCTATGGCAAGGAGGACGCGGGCGATGCCGCCGCGCCGGGTCTGTTCGACCACCACCTGCAGAAGCCCATCGACTTCGACGTCCTGGACCGCATCCTCGTGCCTTCTGCCGCCCGGTAG